Proteins encoded within one genomic window of Streptomyces sp. NBC_00523:
- a CDS encoding ATP-binding protein, with protein sequence MSVSETTQASAGEALRPHAEDAFADELKALAAADDRPRPERWRLSPWAVATYLLGGTLPDGTVITPKYVGPRRLVEVAVTTLATDRALLLLGVPGTAKTWVSEHLAAAVSGDSTLLVQGTAGTPEEAVRYGWNYAQLLANGPSRDALVPSPLMRAMAQGMTARIEELTRIPADVQDSLITILSEKTLPLPELGQEVQAVRGFNVIATANDRDRGVNELSSALRRRFNTVVLPLPATPEAEVDIVSRRVDQVGRSLDLPPAPDGLAEIRRVVTVFRELRDGVTTDGRTKLKSPSGTLSTAEAISVVTNGLALAAHFGDGVLRPGDVAAGILGAVVRDPAADRVIWQEYLETVVRERDGWKDFYRACREASA encoded by the coding sequence ATGAGCGTGTCCGAAACCACCCAGGCGAGCGCAGGCGAGGCGCTGCGCCCGCATGCCGAGGACGCCTTCGCCGACGAGCTGAAGGCGCTCGCGGCGGCCGACGACCGTCCCAGGCCCGAGCGTTGGCGCCTGTCGCCCTGGGCCGTCGCGACGTATCTGCTCGGCGGCACCCTGCCCGACGGCACCGTCATCACACCCAAGTACGTGGGCCCGCGCCGCCTCGTCGAGGTCGCCGTCACCACGCTCGCCACCGACCGGGCGCTGCTGCTCCTCGGCGTCCCCGGCACCGCCAAGACCTGGGTCTCCGAGCACCTGGCCGCCGCCGTCAGCGGTGACTCGACGCTGCTCGTCCAGGGCACGGCGGGCACCCCGGAGGAGGCCGTCCGCTACGGGTGGAACTACGCGCAGCTGCTCGCCAACGGCCCCAGCCGCGACGCGCTCGTGCCCAGCCCGCTGATGCGCGCCATGGCCCAGGGCATGACCGCCCGCATCGAGGAACTGACCCGCATCCCCGCCGATGTGCAGGACTCGCTGATCACGATCCTCTCCGAGAAGACCCTGCCCCTGCCCGAGCTGGGCCAGGAGGTCCAGGCGGTGCGCGGGTTCAACGTCATCGCGACCGCCAACGACCGCGACCGGGGCGTCAACGAGCTGTCCAGCGCGCTGCGGCGACGGTTCAACACCGTGGTCCTGCCGCTGCCCGCGACCCCGGAGGCGGAGGTCGACATCGTCTCCCGCCGCGTCGACCAGGTCGGCCGCTCGCTCGACCTGCCGCCCGCGCCCGACGGCCTCGCCGAGATCCGCCGCGTCGTCACGGTCTTCCGCGAACTGCGCGACGGCGTCACCACCGACGGCCGCACCAAGCTCAAGTCCCCCTCGGGCACGCTCTCCACGGCCGAGGCCATCTCCGTCGTCACCAACGGCCTCGCCCTCGCCGCTCACTTCGGGGACGGCGTGCTCCGCCCCGGGGACGTCGCGGCCGGCATCCTCGGCGCGGTCGTCCGCGACCCGGCGGCGGACCGGGTGATCTGGCAGGAGTACCTGGAGACCGTGGTCCGCGAGCGGGACGGCTGGAAGGACTTCTACCGCGCCTGCCGGGAGGCGTCCGCATGA
- a CDS encoding DUF5682 family protein produces the protein MTGTRAAGPLLLGVRHHGPGSARAVRAALDTANPRAVLIEGPPEGDALLPLAADEEMRPPVALLAHAVDDPGRAAFWPFAEFSPEWVAIRWALARDVPVRFIDLPAAHSLAMEADDASQEEPDARPVPVDPIRVLAETAGYDDPERWWEDVVEHRVPGSGEAAGPLAAFAALGEAMTALREAYGDGGHPRDAVREAYMRIQIRTAKKEFGDDFAVVCGAWHVPALLVRTTLTADRALLKGLPKAKAELTWVPWTHRRLARHSGYGAGIESPGWYEHLFAAPDRPIERWMTKVAGLLRDEDRFVSSAHAIEAVRLAETLAAMRGRPLAGLSETTDAIRAVMCEGSDVPLALVHDRLVVGTTLGEVPDTAPAVPLQRDLTRQQRTLRLKPEADEREIELDLRKDTDASRSRLLHRLRLLGIAWGEPATGRGSTGTFRESWRLRWEPELYVRVAEAGVWGTTVLSAATARAESDALTATALAEVTALAEHCLLADLPDALPVVMRALADRAALDSDVGHLADALPALARTLRYGDVRATDTTALGEVAAGLAERICVGLPPACTGLDAEGAEALRRQVDGVHTAIGLLAGAVPSSADGLRARWRAVLHKLTVRDTVAGVIRGRAARLLLDDGHLDQDAAARLMGLALSPGTPPADAAAWIEGFVGGAAGGGMLLVHDERLLALVDSWLTAVPADTFTDVLPLLRRTFSAYEPGVRRTLGDLVRRGPAPVGATVGSPSGAGATAPGFGPVLDAARADAVVPVLRLLLGLDERPATAPAHHDDTPLGETA, from the coding sequence ATGACCGGAACCCGTGCCGCGGGGCCGCTGCTGCTGGGGGTGCGGCACCACGGCCCCGGCTCGGCCCGCGCCGTCCGTGCCGCCCTCGACACGGCGAACCCCCGGGCGGTCCTCATCGAGGGCCCGCCCGAGGGCGACGCGCTGCTGCCGCTCGCGGCTGACGAGGAGATGCGGCCCCCGGTCGCCCTCCTCGCCCACGCGGTGGACGACCCCGGCCGGGCCGCCTTCTGGCCGTTCGCCGAGTTCTCGCCCGAGTGGGTCGCGATCCGCTGGGCCCTGGCCCGGGACGTGCCCGTCCGCTTCATCGACCTCCCCGCCGCGCACTCGCTCGCCATGGAGGCCGACGACGCCTCCCAGGAGGAGCCCGACGCACGGCCCGTCCCCGTCGACCCGATCCGGGTGCTCGCCGAGACCGCCGGATACGACGACCCCGAGCGCTGGTGGGAGGACGTGGTCGAGCACCGCGTCCCCGGCAGCGGTGAGGCGGCCGGACCGCTCGCCGCGTTCGCCGCGCTCGGCGAGGCGATGACCGCGCTCCGCGAGGCGTACGGGGACGGCGGGCATCCCAGGGACGCGGTGCGCGAGGCGTACATGCGCATCCAGATCCGTACGGCGAAGAAGGAGTTCGGCGACGACTTCGCCGTGGTCTGCGGCGCCTGGCACGTCCCCGCACTCCTTGTGCGGACGACGCTCACCGCCGACCGGGCGCTGCTCAAGGGCCTGCCCAAGGCCAAGGCCGAACTGACCTGGGTGCCCTGGACCCACCGCAGGCTCGCCCGGCACAGCGGCTACGGCGCGGGCATCGAGTCGCCCGGCTGGTACGAGCACCTCTTCGCCGCCCCGGACCGCCCCATCGAGCGGTGGATGACGAAGGTCGCCGGACTCCTGCGCGACGAGGACCGGTTCGTCTCGTCCGCCCACGCCATCGAGGCCGTCCGGCTCGCCGAGACGCTCGCCGCGATGCGCGGCCGCCCGCTCGCCGGGCTCAGCGAGACGACCGACGCGATCCGGGCCGTCATGTGCGAGGGCTCCGACGTGCCCCTCGCGCTCGTCCACGACCGCCTCGTCGTCGGCACCACGCTCGGCGAGGTCCCCGACACCGCCCCCGCCGTCCCCCTCCAGCGCGACCTGACCCGGCAGCAGCGCACCCTGCGGCTCAAGCCGGAGGCCGACGAGCGGGAGATCGAGCTCGACCTCCGCAAGGACACCGACGCCTCCCGCAGCCGCCTGCTGCACCGGCTCCGCCTCCTCGGCATCGCCTGGGGCGAACCGGCCACGGGCCGGGGGAGCACCGGCACCTTCCGGGAGAGCTGGCGGCTGCGCTGGGAGCCCGAGCTGTACGTGCGCGTCGCCGAGGCGGGCGTCTGGGGCACCACCGTGCTCTCCGCCGCCACCGCCCGCGCCGAGTCCGACGCCCTGACCGCCACCGCGCTCGCCGAGGTCACCGCGCTGGCCGAGCACTGCCTGCTCGCCGATCTGCCGGACGCCCTGCCCGTCGTGATGCGGGCCCTCGCCGACCGCGCCGCGCTCGACTCCGACGTCGGACACCTCGCGGACGCCCTCCCGGCCCTGGCCCGCACCCTGCGCTACGGAGACGTCCGCGCCACGGACACCACCGCCCTCGGCGAGGTCGCGGCGGGCCTCGCGGAGCGGATCTGCGTCGGCCTGCCCCCTGCCTGCACCGGGCTCGACGCCGAGGGCGCGGAGGCGCTGCGCCGTCAGGTGGACGGCGTCCACACCGCGATCGGGCTGCTCGCGGGAGCCGTCCCTTCGAGCGCGGACGGCCTGCGGGCGCGGTGGCGCGCGGTGCTGCACAAGCTCACCGTCCGGGACACCGTCGCGGGCGTCATCCGGGGCCGGGCCGCCCGCCTGCTCCTGGACGACGGCCACCTCGACCAGGACGCCGCCGCCCGGCTGATGGGCCTCGCCCTCTCCCCGGGCACTCCGCCGGCCGACGCGGCCGCCTGGATCGAGGGCTTCGTCGGCGGGGCGGCGGGCGGCGGCATGCTCCTCGTCCACGACGAACGGCTGCTCGCCCTGGTGGACTCCTGGCTCACCGCGGTCCCCGCCGACACGTTCACCGACGTGCTGCCCCTGCTGCGGCGCACGTTCTCCGCGTACGAACCGGGCGTCCGGCGCACCCTGGGCGACCTCGTCCGGCGGGGCCCGGCCCCCGTCGGGGCGACCGTCGGCTCCCCGTCGGGGGCGGGCGCGACGGCCCCGGGCTTCGGGCCGGTCCTGGACGCGGCCCGCGCGGACGCGGTGGTCCCGGTCCTGCGCCTGCTCCTCGGCCTGGACGAGCGCCCCGCGACGGCCCCCGCGCACCACGACGACACACCCCTGGGGGAAACGGCATGA
- a CDS encoding vWA domain-containing protein gives MTVKDTAHDERLRRWRLVLGADSEESTGRALTGRDAAMDQALTALYESGGRPGGRGGGGRSAGLGASAPSVARWLGDIRTYFPSSVVQVMQRDAIDRLGLSALLLEPEMLEAVEADVHLVGTLLSLNKAMPETTKETARAVVRKVVEQLERRLTTRTRATLTGALDRSAKVTRPRHHDIDWNRTIRANLKNYLELPGRDGAGTIVPERLIGYGRAAQSVKKDVILCIDQSGSMAASVVYASVFGAVLASMRSLQTRLVVFDTAVVDLTDQLDDPVDVLFGTQLGGGTDINRALAYCQSRITRPADTVVVLISDLYEGGIRNEMLKRVAAMKASGVQFVTLLALSDEGAPAYDRDHAAALSALGAPAFACTPDLFPDVMAAAIEKRPLPIPDPETAPTSGNL, from the coding sequence ATGACGGTCAAGGACACCGCCCACGACGAACGGCTGCGGCGCTGGCGCCTGGTGCTGGGAGCCGACAGCGAGGAGAGCACCGGCCGCGCTCTCACCGGCCGCGACGCCGCGATGGACCAGGCGCTCACCGCGCTCTACGAGAGCGGCGGACGGCCCGGCGGCCGGGGCGGCGGCGGACGCTCGGCCGGACTCGGCGCCTCCGCGCCCTCCGTGGCCCGCTGGCTCGGTGACATCCGGACGTACTTCCCCAGCTCCGTCGTCCAGGTCATGCAGCGCGACGCGATCGACCGCCTCGGCCTCTCCGCGCTCCTGCTCGAACCGGAGATGCTGGAGGCCGTCGAGGCCGACGTCCACCTCGTCGGCACGCTGCTCTCGCTCAACAAGGCCATGCCCGAGACGACGAAGGAGACCGCCCGGGCCGTGGTCCGCAAGGTGGTCGAGCAGCTGGAGAGGCGGCTCACCACCCGCACCCGGGCCACGCTCACCGGCGCGCTCGACCGCTCGGCGAAGGTCACCCGCCCCCGCCACCACGACATCGACTGGAACCGCACCATCCGGGCCAACCTCAAGAACTACCTGGAGCTGCCCGGCCGGGACGGCGCCGGCACGATCGTCCCGGAACGGCTCATCGGCTACGGCCGGGCCGCCCAGTCCGTGAAGAAGGACGTCATCCTCTGCATCGACCAGTCGGGCTCGATGGCCGCCTCCGTGGTTTACGCCTCGGTGTTCGGCGCGGTGCTCGCCTCGATGCGCTCGCTCCAGACCCGGCTGGTCGTCTTCGACACGGCGGTGGTCGATCTCACCGACCAGCTGGACGACCCCGTGGACGTCCTGTTCGGCACCCAGCTCGGCGGCGGCACCGACATCAACCGCGCCCTCGCCTACTGCCAGTCCCGGATCACCCGGCCGGCCGACACCGTCGTCGTGCTCATCAGCGACCTGTACGAGGGCGGCATCCGCAACGAGATGCTGAAGCGGGTCGCCGCGATGAAGGCGTCGGGGGTCCAGTTCGTGACGCTGCTCGCGCTCTCCGACGAGGGCGCCCCGGCCTACGACCGCGACCATGCGGCGGCGCTGTCCGCCCTCGGCGCCCCCGCCTTCGCCTGCACGCCGGACCTCTTCCCGGACGTCATGGCCGCCGCGATCGAGAAGCGCCCCCTGCCGATACCGGACCCGGAGACCGCCCCCACCAGTGGGAATCTGTGA
- the sucC gene encoding ADP-forming succinate--CoA ligase subunit beta produces the protein MDLFEYQARDLFAKHGVPVLAGEVIDTPEAAREATERLGGKSVVKAQVKVGGRGKAGGVKLAANADEAVARATDILGMDIKGHTVHKVMIAELSPEIEAEYYVSYLLDRTNRTFLAMASVQGGMDIEEVAEKTPEALAKVPVNAVDGVDIAKAREIVAQAKFPADVAEGVAEALVTLWETFVAEDALLVEVNPLVKTKDGRILALDGKVSLDENADFRQPEHEALEDKAAANPLEAAAKAKNLNYVKLDGEVGIIGNGAGLVMSTLDVVAYAGENHGNVKPANFLDIGGGASAEVMANGLEIILGDPDVKSVFVNVFGGITACDEVANGIVQALELLKSKGEAVTKPLVVRLDGNNAELGRKILSDANHPLVQRVDTMDGAADKAAELAAAAK, from the coding sequence GTGGACCTGTTCGAGTACCAGGCGAGGGACCTCTTCGCCAAGCACGGTGTACCGGTGCTGGCCGGTGAAGTCATCGACACGCCTGAGGCAGCCCGCGAGGCGACCGAGCGGCTGGGCGGCAAGTCCGTCGTCAAGGCGCAGGTGAAGGTCGGCGGCCGCGGCAAGGCCGGCGGCGTCAAGCTGGCGGCGAACGCCGACGAGGCGGTCGCCCGCGCGACCGACATCCTCGGCATGGACATCAAGGGCCACACGGTCCACAAGGTGATGATCGCCGAGCTGTCGCCGGAGATCGAGGCGGAGTACTACGTCTCGTACCTGCTCGACCGCACCAACCGCACCTTCCTGGCCATGGCCTCGGTGCAGGGTGGCATGGACATCGAGGAGGTCGCGGAGAAGACCCCCGAGGCCCTCGCGAAGGTCCCGGTCAACGCCGTCGACGGCGTCGACATCGCCAAGGCCCGCGAGATCGTGGCCCAGGCGAAGTTCCCGGCCGACGTGGCCGAGGGCGTCGCCGAGGCCCTGGTCACCCTGTGGGAGACCTTCGTCGCCGAGGACGCGCTCCTCGTCGAGGTCAACCCGCTGGTGAAGACCAAGGACGGCCGCATCCTGGCCCTGGACGGCAAGGTCTCGCTGGACGAGAACGCCGACTTCCGCCAGCCGGAGCACGAGGCTCTCGAGGACAAGGCCGCGGCCAACCCGCTCGAGGCCGCCGCCAAGGCCAAGAACCTCAACTACGTCAAGCTCGACGGCGAGGTCGGCATCATCGGCAACGGCGCCGGTCTGGTCATGTCGACCCTGGACGTCGTCGCGTACGCCGGTGAGAACCACGGCAACGTGAAGCCCGCCAACTTCCTCGACATCGGTGGCGGCGCCTCCGCCGAGGTCATGGCGAACGGCCTGGAGATCATCCTCGGCGACCCGGACGTCAAGTCCGTCTTCGTCAACGTCTTCGGTGGCATCACCGCCTGCGACGAGGTCGCCAACGGCATCGTCCAGGCCCTGGAGCTGCTCAAGTCGAAGGGCGAGGCCGTCACCAAGCCCCTCGTCGTGCGTCTCGACGGCAACAACGCGGAGCTGGGTCGCAAGATCCTCTCCGACGCCAACCACCCGCTGGTCCAGCGCGTGGACACCATGGACGGCGCGGCCGACAAGGCCGCCGAGCTCGCCGCGGCTGCGAAGTAA
- the sucD gene encoding succinate--CoA ligase subunit alpha: MAIFLTKDSKVIVQGMTGATGMKHTKLMLADGTNIVGGVNPRKAGTTVDFDGTEVPVFGSVAEAMEKTGANVSVLFVPPAFSKAAVIEAIDAEIPLAVVITEGIAVHDSAAFWAYAGSKGNKTRIIGPNCPGLITPGQSNAGIIPGDITKPGRIGLVSKSGTLTYQMMYELRDIGFSSAVGIGGDPVIGTTHIDALAAFEADPETDLIVMIGEIGGDAEERAADFIAKNVTKPVVGYVAGFTAPEGKTMGHAGAIVSGSSGTAQAKKEALEAAGVKVGKTPTETAKLAREILGA; this comes from the coding sequence ATGGCTATCTTCCTCACCAAGGACAGCAAGGTCATCGTCCAGGGGATGACCGGCGCCACGGGCATGAAGCACACCAAGCTCATGCTCGCCGACGGCACCAACATCGTCGGCGGCGTGAACCCGCGCAAGGCCGGCACGACCGTCGACTTCGACGGCACCGAGGTGCCCGTCTTCGGCTCCGTCGCCGAGGCGATGGAGAAGACCGGCGCGAACGTGTCCGTCCTCTTCGTGCCGCCGGCCTTCTCGAAGGCCGCCGTCATCGAGGCGATCGACGCCGAGATCCCGCTCGCCGTCGTGATCACCGAGGGCATCGCCGTCCACGACTCGGCCGCCTTCTGGGCGTACGCCGGCTCGAAGGGCAACAAGACCCGGATCATCGGTCCGAACTGCCCCGGCCTGATCACCCCCGGCCAGTCCAACGCCGGCATCATCCCGGGCGACATCACCAAGCCCGGCCGCATCGGTCTCGTGTCCAAGTCCGGCACGCTGACCTACCAGATGATGTACGAGCTCCGCGACATCGGCTTCTCGTCCGCCGTCGGCATCGGTGGCGACCCGGTCATCGGCACGACGCACATCGACGCCCTCGCGGCGTTCGAGGCGGACCCCGAGACCGACCTGATCGTCATGATCGGCGAGATCGGCGGCGACGCCGAGGAGCGTGCGGCGGACTTCATCGCGAAGAACGTCACCAAGCCGGTCGTCGGTTACGTCGCGGGCTTCACCGCCCCCGAGGGCAAGACCATGGGCCACGCGGGCGCCATCGTCTCCGGCTCCTCCGGCACCGCCCAGGCGAAGAAGGAGGCCCTCGAGGCCGCCGGCGTGAAGGTCGGCAAGACGCCGACCGAGACCGCCAAGCTGGCGCGCGAGATCCTCGGCGCCTGA
- a CDS encoding helix-turn-helix domain-containing protein: MTQSTSEKAAAPPLPSPKERRRLREALSLTEDQVASAVGVTRATVRAWETGRSSPRGRKREAYARLIGAVEAALAPPAPPAPPPPVPAEAPGSVAMAATEPDEAVEPEAVEPEAVAPDEVVEAEAAVVPEAAEAPPGDPDPGHAPDAPAAAFDALYQYAASALFQQTYLLTGQRALSRAAVTKAFELAWERWPEVAVDRDPVGWVRAAAYEYAMSPWRRLNREHRRLDPPPEAPASRALLDALLALPPSYRRTLVLHDGVGLGLPETAAETEASTRAAAGRLVTARAAVAERLPEIAEPEAPAGQSALIHEQLGTLARSRPVAPLPVPELIRTGSERKAQLWARTAIAFTVLIVGLTLITLATAPRKYETPPAPAQKVGGVPPVGGPQKLTPQDVKLRKKLGDEVFHGPARLVPETG; encoded by the coding sequence ATGACGCAGAGCACGTCCGAGAAGGCCGCCGCCCCTCCGCTGCCCTCGCCGAAGGAGCGGCGCAGGCTGCGGGAGGCGCTGTCGCTGACGGAGGACCAGGTCGCGTCGGCCGTCGGCGTGACCCGGGCGACGGTGCGGGCCTGGGAGACGGGCCGCAGCAGCCCGCGCGGCCGCAAGCGCGAGGCGTACGCACGGCTGATCGGGGCGGTCGAGGCCGCCCTGGCACCGCCTGCGCCTCCGGCACCCCCTCCGCCGGTTCCTGCCGAAGCCCCCGGGAGCGTAGCCATGGCCGCCACCGAACCGGACGAGGCCGTTGAGCCGGAAGCCGTCGAGCCTGAAGCCGTTGCGCCGGACGAGGTCGTTGAGGCCGAGGCTGCTGTTGTGCCCGAGGCAGCCGAGGCGCCTCCTGGCGATCCGGACCCCGGCCACGCGCCCGACGCGCCCGCTGCCGCGTTCGACGCGTTGTACCAGTACGCCGCCTCGGCCCTCTTCCAGCAGACCTATCTGCTGACCGGGCAGCGCGCCCTGTCCCGCGCGGCCGTGACCAAGGCGTTCGAACTGGCCTGGGAGCGGTGGCCGGAGGTCGCGGTGGACCGGGACCCGGTCGGCTGGGTGCGGGCCGCCGCGTACGAGTACGCGATGTCCCCGTGGCGCCGTCTCAACCGGGAGCACCGCCGCCTCGACCCGCCGCCCGAGGCCCCGGCCTCGCGAGCGCTGCTGGACGCGCTCCTGGCCCTGCCCCCCTCGTACCGCCGCACGCTGGTGCTGCACGACGGGGTGGGGCTCGGGCTGCCGGAGACGGCGGCGGAGACCGAGGCGAGCACCCGGGCGGCGGCCGGGCGACTGGTGACGGCACGGGCGGCGGTCGCCGAGCGGCTGCCCGAGATCGCGGAGCCGGAGGCACCGGCCGGGCAGTCCGCGCTGATCCACGAGCAGCTGGGCACCCTCGCCCGCAGCCGGCCCGTCGCCCCGCTGCCGGTGCCGGAGCTGATCCGTACCGGCAGCGAACGCAAGGCGCAGCTGTGGGCCCGGACGGCCATCGCGTTCACCGTGCTGATCGTGGGGCTCACGCTGATCACCCTGGCGACGGCTCCCCGGAAGTACGAGACGCCTCCGGCGCCCGCCCAGAAGGTCGGCGGGGTGCCGCCGGTCGGGGGCCCGCAGAAGCTGACCCCGCAGGACGTCAAGCTGCGGAAGAAGCTCGGCGACGAGGTCTTCCACGGCCCGGCCCGGCTGGTGCCGGAGACCGGCTGA
- a CDS encoding cell division protein PerM codes for MTERSPLLSQDERVRPVVLVSAVLRGAVAAGLGLGSLAVLVAALWISSPAPDSGPGEAFHAAAGLWLLAHGAELVRTETLTGAPAPMGVVPLLLSVLPVWLVHRAARDVLEPEEGHGAPSPGGAFALVTGGYLLVGGAVALYARGASLSARPLSLLFPGALVVAGAAAAGVWTACGRPLGPPPSWAPVRLHEAMARSWFLRRADAVGRSALAGTAVLLGGGALVVASALVWHGAPVQESFLRLSGDWGGRVAVLLLALGLVPNAAVWGAAYGLGPGFALGTASTVTPLAFTGPPAVPDFPLLAAMPAPGPGAPLNWAAAAVPVAAALTVAWFTVRRAVPAEGVREEAWGLGETALTTALGAAGCGLGAALLAAAAGGPLGTHALADFGPVWWLTGAAALAWTTLIGVPAALLLRAWRLRGRKKEDADPAHPVSTAKAPETPRAPAPAVPQPPVPAKDAKDAKDAKDAKNAKGEDEDQGQGQDEGDDEDDLDAYDFLPTDPWHARETEREADAPPGPPTASA; via the coding sequence GTGACCGAACGCAGCCCCTTGTTGTCGCAGGACGAGCGGGTACGGCCCGTCGTACTGGTCTCCGCGGTGTTGCGCGGGGCCGTCGCGGCCGGGCTCGGACTGGGCTCCCTCGCCGTCCTCGTCGCCGCGCTCTGGATCAGCTCACCGGCCCCGGACAGCGGTCCGGGCGAGGCGTTCCACGCGGCGGCCGGGCTCTGGCTCCTCGCGCACGGCGCCGAACTCGTCAGGACCGAGACGCTGACCGGGGCCCCGGCACCGATGGGCGTCGTCCCGCTGCTGCTCTCCGTGCTGCCGGTGTGGCTGGTGCACCGGGCGGCCAGGGACGTGCTGGAGCCCGAGGAGGGGCACGGCGCCCCGTCGCCGGGGGGTGCGTTCGCCCTGGTGACGGGCGGATATCTGCTGGTCGGCGGGGCGGTCGCCCTCTACGCGCGCGGCGCGTCGCTGTCCGCGCGGCCGCTCTCCCTGCTCTTTCCCGGCGCCCTCGTGGTGGCGGGCGCGGCGGCGGCCGGGGTGTGGACGGCCTGCGGGCGCCCGCTCGGCCCGCCGCCCTCCTGGGCGCCGGTGCGGCTGCACGAGGCGATGGCGCGCAGCTGGTTCCTGCGGCGGGCCGACGCGGTGGGCCGGTCGGCGCTGGCCGGGACCGCGGTGCTGCTGGGCGGCGGCGCGCTGGTCGTCGCGTCGGCCCTGGTGTGGCACGGCGCTCCGGTCCAGGAATCGTTCCTCCGGCTCTCCGGCGACTGGGGCGGCCGCGTCGCCGTGCTCCTGCTGGCGCTGGGGCTCGTGCCGAACGCGGCGGTGTGGGGCGCGGCGTACGGGCTCGGCCCCGGGTTCGCCCTCGGCACGGCGTCGACGGTCACCCCGCTGGCCTTCACCGGGCCCCCGGCCGTCCCCGACTTCCCGCTGCTGGCCGCGATGCCCGCGCCCGGCCCGGGCGCCCCGCTGAACTGGGCGGCCGCGGCGGTCCCGGTGGCGGCGGCGCTGACCGTGGCCTGGTTCACCGTACGGAGAGCGGTGCCGGCCGAGGGCGTACGGGAAGAGGCGTGGGGCCTGGGGGAGACCGCGCTCACCACCGCACTGGGGGCTGCGGGCTGCGGGCTCGGCGCCGCGCTGCTGGCGGCGGCCGCCGGGGGACCGCTCGGCACCCACGCCCTCGCGGACTTCGGACCGGTGTGGTGGCTCACCGGGGCGGCGGCCCTGGCGTGGACGACGCTCATCGGCGTCCCGGCGGCCCTGCTGCTACGGGCCTGGCGGCTGCGCGGACGCAAGAAGGAGGACGCCGATCCGGCGCACCCGGTGAGCACGGCCAAGGCCCCCGAGACCCCCAGGGCCCCCGCGCCCGCCGTCCCCCAGCCGCCCGTACCCGCGAAGGACGCGAAGGACGCGAAGGACGCGAAGGACGCCAAGAACGCGAAGGGCGAGGACGAAGACCAGGGCCAGGGCCAGGACGAAGGCGACGACGAGGACGACCTCGACGCGTACGACTTCCTGCCCACCGACCCCTGGCACGCAAGGGAGACCGAGCGGGAGGCCGACGCGCCCCCCGGCCCCCCGACCGCTAGCGCTTGA
- the purN gene encoding phosphoribosylglycinamide formyltransferase, translating to MASPLPSAAPARVVVLVSGSGTNLQALLDVIGDDPEGFGARIVAVGADRDGIAGLERAERAGLPTFTCRVKDHATREEWDAALAEATAAHRPDLVVSAGFMKIVGKEFLARFGGRFINTHPALLPSFPGAHGVRDALAYGVKVTGCTVHFVDDGVDTGPIIAQGVVEVTEEDTPEGEAALHERIKEVERKLLVEAVGRLARDGYRIEGRKVHLGHVGE from the coding sequence GTGGCCTCCCCGCTTCCCTCCGCCGCCCCGGCCCGTGTGGTCGTTCTGGTCTCCGGTTCCGGTACGAACCTTCAGGCCCTGCTCGACGTCATCGGTGACGATCCCGAGGGCTTCGGCGCCCGGATCGTCGCGGTCGGCGCCGACCGCGACGGTATCGCCGGCCTGGAGCGGGCCGAGCGCGCCGGGCTCCCCACCTTCACGTGCCGCGTCAAGGACCACGCCACCCGCGAGGAGTGGGACGCCGCGCTCGCCGAGGCCACCGCCGCGCACCGGCCGGACCTCGTGGTGTCCGCCGGGTTCATGAAGATCGTGGGCAAGGAGTTCCTGGCCCGGTTCGGCGGCCGGTTCATCAACACCCACCCCGCCCTGCTCCCCAGCTTTCCCGGTGCCCACGGTGTGCGTGACGCGCTCGCGTACGGCGTGAAGGTCACCGGGTGCACCGTCCACTTCGTCGACGACGGCGTCGACACCGGTCCGATCATCGCGCAGGGCGTGGTCGAGGTGACCGAAGAGGACACCCCGGAGGGCGAAGCGGCCCTCCACGAACGCATCAAGGAAGTCGAGCGCAAGCTGCTCGTCGAGGCCGTGGGGCGGCTCGCCCGCGACGGCTATCGCATTGAGGGACGAAAGGTTCATCTCGGTCATGTCGGAGAATAA